The genomic window ACCCATATGAAAACAGCCCCACAGTTACGCACGAAAGGTTGATCCAGACAGGCATGGGCCACCTTTGCCATAATACCCTCGTCCTGTTGTTCTTCAACAATCGAATGTTCCAGTGCCAGGTAGCGGTACAAACCCTGCTCCAGGCCTTCCACATTGCCAATCGAAAGATAGGTTTCAAAGGAATGTCTTGCACCTGCTGAAGGAACGGTACGGAAAGTGGCCACATCATCCATTACTTTTTTTACTCCCTGCGTAGCCCAAAGCAACCAGGCAAGATCCTGCAGGGAGAGGGAAGAATCCGTAAAATTCCTGACACTGCGGCGGGCTTCAATCGCCCTTTTGAGATCAACCGGATCCATTTCCAAACCGCCAATGTCTGGAAGG from Methanohalophilus halophilus includes these protein-coding regions:
- a CDS encoding SagB/ThcOx family dehydrogenase, which gives rise to MTGAGKRFIDATKFGELDPSPQMLGHSPPPLEIAPGADKSLISLPDIGGLEMDPVDLKRAIEARRSVRNFTDSSLSLQDLAWLLWATQGVKKVMDDVATFRTVPSAGARHSFETYLSIGNVEGLEQGLYRYLALEHSIVEEQQDEGIMAKVAHACLDQPFVRNCGAVFIWVAVSERMAWRYGERGYRYLHLDAGHVCQNLYLASQAVNCGVCAVAAFKDDELNSLLGLDGDKHFVVYLAAVGKRD